The genomic stretch CGTCGGCCGCACTCCGATGCCGACGCAGTGGTTCGCGCTCGACGGCGGACCGATGAACTACTTGCCGTTCCCGCGTGGCGCGAGGTCGATCACCGCGTCCAATGGAAACAACTACGTGCTCGACGAGCGCGTCTTCGTCGGCGTGGTCGATCCAACGCCCACCAATCCGCTCGGAGTTCGCGGCACCGGTAGCTTCTGGGACCAATACAACTACATCGACTCGTACTTCGGAGCGTTCGCCACCGATTGGTTCGACGACCGCTTCACCACGCTGGTCGGCTACCGCAAGAGCAACGTCGAGAACAAGCGTTACGAAGTCGGCGACTTCAAGCGCTCGATCGGCTCGTTCGATTCGATCAACTTCGGTCTCAACTTCAAACTGACCGACACGCTGCGGCCCTACTACGGATTCTCCAACGCCTACAATCCCCCCGACATCGTGCAGTTCGGACCCGACGGCGAAGTCACCCGCACCTCGAAGAGCACCGGGCATGAACTCGGGATCAAGTTCAACCCTCGTTCGGGTCTCTTTTCGGGTTCGTTCAGTGTGTATACCGTCGAGTCCGAGGACGAGCAGGTCTCCATACCCACGGATCTCCGGACCGACATCAACCCGGCCGGTATCAACGGTGCGAATACGCCTTCGCAGAACTGGATAAACCTGATGCGCGAGTCGAAGGGCGCAGAACTCATCGTCACCGCGAAGTTGCGGGACAACTGGGACGCGCGCCTGACGGTCGCCTACACCGACGGCACGGTGGGCGAGTCGAAGCGTTACGCGATCTTCTACAACGACGAGTTCAACACCGACGGACAGGGTGGCGTGACCTACGCCGACGGCACGCCGCTGCTGGTCACGGTCGATCCGTCGCAGCAAGCGAACCCCAACGCTCCGCGGCAGCAGCTCACCATCGCGATGATGAACGATCCGGCCAGTTCCTACTTCGCTGTGCTCGATCCCGACAGCGGGCGGATCACCAATGCCGCTGCCTTGCAGCTCAACACCTTCAGTCCTTCGGGGGCGTCTGTGGGAACCGGGCGCACGGGATTGCCGATCTCGGCCCACCAACTCGCCTTCACCGACCCCAACGGCAACGGCGGTTTCATCACCGTGGCCCAAGCCGGCGAGCCCACCTCGGGTTACGCACAATATTCGGTGAACCTCTCCAACCAATACACGATCAAGGACGGCGCGCTCCGTGGTCTGAGTCTCGGAGGCACGTTGATGTATCGAGCGAGCGATCGCACCTACGCCTACACGCAGGTCTTCCGCAACGAGGCCGGCATCGTGGTTGGTTCCGAGCGTCGCATGTTCGCGCTCGACGACTCGCTGCGGTTCAACGCCGTGATCTCGTACAAGCGCCGGCTCTGGGACCGGATCGATTGGACCACGCAGGTCAACATCAGCAATCTCTTCGACGACTACGACGTCGTCGTCATGCCCAACGTGAACACGGGCGATCCGCAGACGGCGCGCTACACCACCGAACCTCGCACGTTCGTCTGGACCAACACGTTCAGCTTCTGACGCCGATGCGCTTCCCGTCGGTCCGTTTCCCACTCTCCGCCTTGCTGCTGTTCACCGCGTGCGTCGATGGCGCAGTTGGGCAGACCCGCCTCGCCGAAAAGGGCGAGTTGATCCTCGCGGAAGACTTCCGGCGGCACGCGGTCTACACCAAGGACCGCCTGCCGCTGGCGGAGGGGTGGGTCGTGCGCGTGGCGCACGGCCTCTGGGAACGTACGCCCGAAGGCGTGCGCAGCACGTGGGAGAAAGGGCACAGTCCGGTGCTCGTGCTCGAAGGCGCTTTCGAGGACGTGGTGGTCGAGTTGGACTTTCGCTACGAGGAGGAGGAGGGGAAGTGGGCGGCATGCCGCGTCTCGGCGACCAACCCGGAACTCTACCCGCGGGCTTACGCCGCGTCGGTTTGGGCGAACGTGAACTTCAAGTCGCGAGGGCGTGGCTTCCTGATCGAAAACGACGAGTGGGGCGGCCACATCACCCGCGTCTCCTACAAGAAGGCCGACTTTGCTCCGGGCACGTGGCACACGCTGCGGTTCACACTCGTAGGAAACAAGGGACAGGCGGAGTGCAACGGTATCCAAGTCACGGGTACGCACGAGAAGTTCGGCATGCCGAAGACGTCGTTGTGGCTGGCGACGGGGCAAAGCCCGCACGAGCTGCGGACCTTGCGCATCTATCGCGCCGCCCAGGCGGATGCCGACGCACCGAAGGCGGAGGGGAAGTCGTGAACAGGCGCACGTGTATCCGAAAAATGACGACGTTGGCGTCGTTGGTCGCGATGTCGGGCGGCGGTGTCGCCTCGCTACGCGCTCAAACCCCGCCCGCACGAAAGGGTGCACTGTTGTTGGAGGAGGACTTTCGTCGTTACGAAACCTACACCAAGGAGCGGCTTCCGGTCGCGGACGGTTGGCAGGTGCGGGTAGCGCACGGTATTTGGACGCGCACGGCGGAGGGGGTGCAGAGCGTGGAGACGCCCAATCACCAGCCGGTGCTCGTGTTCGAGGGAAATTTCGGAGACGTGATCGTCGAACTCGATTTTCGCTACCGCGTGGAGCCCGACAAGTGGGCGGCGTGTCGGATCTCGACCACGAATCACGAACTCCATCCCCGCGCGTACGCCGCATCCATGTGGGCCAACGTCGATTACAAGTCTCGAGCCGTGGGCGTTGTCCTCGAGCACGATCAGTGGGGTGGGCACGTCACTCAGGTCGCGCGTAAGATGACGGAGCTTGCCCCCGACACGTGGCATCGACTGCGGTTGGAGATCGTGGGCGATCGGGCTTCCGCGGAGTGCGAAGGAGCGATCGCGCGCGGACGCCATCCGCGCTTCGCCTTGCCGAAATCGGCCCTGTGGTTGGCGACCGGCCTGAGCACGCACGAGCTTCGCCGACTACGGGTTTACGAGGCGTCGGCGTAGTTTTCGGCTCGGGTGCGCGTGGTTGCGCGTTGCGGCCATGCCGAGCTTTCTCGGCCGTCCCTGCAGGCGTTCTCCGTCGTCCCGGAGGCGTGGGACGCGTTCAGTGTGCGATGCGACACTCGACACCTGTCGGCGCACAAGCGCGGTCGAGTCGCGCGAGACGGTAGGGGAGACCGGCGACAAAGAGGCGTGCGGAGGCGAAGCGTGGTGGCTCGAAGGCGGGGATGATCCAGACCTGCTCGGTGGCGATTCCGAGGGCCTCGATCTTGGCTCGCGTGTTGGGATCGTCCGGCGGTTTGTCGTCGATCAACGCGGCCTGCGGGCAGAGCCCGCGCCGGCAGTTGAAGATCATTGCCGTGCTGAAGACGCTCCGTTCGTCGAAGCCCAGATCGAACGCCTTCGCCACGGCGACGGCGAAGCCGAACGTGGCGTGGGTGAAGAGGTGAACTTCCCGACCGCCCTCGCGGCAGAGACGCACGATCTCGTGCGCCTCGGGTCGCAATCGCACGTCGTAGCCGAAGATTCGCCGACGCGCAGGATCGAGCGGGTGCTCGCGACCGCCGTCGTCGACGACCTCGGTGGCGTGGATCAAGGTTTCGTCGAGATCACAGAAGATCGGGGGGCGGTGTCGCGGGCGCATCCCCGAGTCTATCACGCGTGCCAAGAGTCAGCGGCAGGATTCGGTGGTCCCGCGCTCTCGCGCGGCGGTCGTCGCGCTACTCGGCCCAGGCTTTGCCGCCGACTTCGGAGAGGGGGATGTCGGCTTCTATGCGGCCGGGGACGGGATCGTAGAGGAGGGCGGTCTTCACGACGTGCTCGGAGGTGAAGTAGCCGAGCATGGCGGTGTCGCGAAAGAGGCGGAGGAAGGTGCGGGTCTCCCCGTCGGCGTCGCGGCCCGCGTTGGCGAGCCACGTGGTGGCCATGGCGGGCGGGAGGGCGGCGAAGCCACGGGGATGCGTGGCGCGACAGGCTTCGTCGAAGGCGTCGAGGCCGGATTCGATCGTTTGGCGCTCGGACGGTGTCATGAACCGGCCGCAGCATTCGTCGATGAAGGCGGGGACGCCGGCGTCGGCGGCGCCGGGGGTGTCGGTGCGGGGCAGGAGCGTCTCGGCCATGGCGGCGGCGAGGGCGAAGCGAGCGGGCGTGAGGTGGCGCGCGCCGGTCCCGGACGAGCGCGAGGCGTCGGCCTGCGCGAGGGCGGCGGTGATGGTGGCGGGCGAGAGGCCGAGGCCGAGGAGGGCGACGGTGCGTTGCAGGGCTTCGCGGCGGGTGATCATGGGAACGAGGCTGGGAGGTGCGAGGCGGCTGGTTGCGTGCGTGCGGTGTAGTTAGGAAGCAACTACAGGTCGCCGCGTTTCAGGGCGTCGACGGCGTGGGCGGCGGCGCGAGCGGTGAGGGCCATGTAGGTCAGACTGGGGTTGACGCAGGAGGAGGAGCCCATGCAGGCGCCGTCGGTGACGAAGACGTTGGGCGCGGTGTGGACCTGGTTGTGGGCGTTGAGCACGCTGGTCTTCGGATCGCGCCCCATGCGCGCGGTACCCATCTCGTGAATACAGAGTCCCGGCGAGTTGCCGGGGTCGTCGAAGCCGGTGATGTCGGTGAAGCCGGCGGCGTCGAGCATCTCCATGGCGGCTTCCTTCATGTCGCGGCGCATGGCTTTCTCGTTCTCCTTGAACTCGCAGTCGAAGTTCACGGTGGGGAGGCCCCACTTGTCGGTCTTGGTGCGGTCGAGGGTGAGTTTGTTTTCGTGGTAGGGGAGGTGTTCGCCCCATGCGCCCATGCCCATGCGCCACGGGCCGGGAGCGAGGAGGTCGGCCTTGAGGTCGGCACCGACGCGGTGCAGCTCGGCGACACCGCGGGCCCAGTTCTGGCGCGAGGCGCCGCCCTGGTAGCCGAAGCCGCGAACGTAGTCCTGGCGGCGGGTGGCACGGTCGCCGAGATTGCGGAAACGCGGCACGTAGATGCCGTTGGGTCGACGGCCGCGGTAGTAGCGGTCGTTGAAGCCGTCGAAGCGGCCGGACGCACCGACTTGGAAGTGGTGGTCCATGAGGTTGTGGCCGAGTTCGCCGGAGTCGTTGCCGAAGCCGTCCGGATAGCGGTCGGAGCGGGAGTTGAGGAGGATGAAGGTCGAGCCGACGGCGGATGCACAGAGGAAGACGACCTTGGCGTGGTACTCGGTCCACTCGTGGGTTTCGGCGTCGATCACGCGCACGCCTTTGGCGCGGCCGGTGGCGGAGTCGTGGACGAGTTCGGCGACGATGGAGTGAGGGCGCAGCGTGAGGCGGCCGGTGGCGTAGGCGGCCGGGAGGGTCGCGCTGTTGGAGGAGAAGTAGGCGCCGTAGGGACAGCCGCGGATGCAGCGGTTGCGGTACTGGCAATTGGCGCGGCCGTTGTGGGGTTGGGTGAGGTTGGCGACGCGGCCGATGATGATGCGGCGCTCGGGGAAGGTGGTGGAGACTTTTTCGGCGGCGTGCTTCTCGACGCATCGCAGCTCCATGGGTGGGAGGAACTCGCCGTCGGGCAACTGGGGTAGACCTTCGCGTGAACCGGAGATGCCGGCGAAGCGCTCGACGTAATCGTACCACGGAGCGATGTCGGCGTAGCGGATGGGCCAGTCGACGCCGAAGCCGTCGCGGGCGTTGGCCTCGAAGTCGAGGTCGCTGAAACGGTAGGACTGTCGACCCCAGTTGAGGGAGCGGCCGCCGACGTGGTAGCCGCGCATCCAGTCGAAGCGTTTCGTCTCGGAATAGGGATGGTCGATGTCGTCGACGAACCAGTGTGCGGATTCGGGGCGAGTGGTGTAGCCGGTGCGGCTCTGCTTGGGTTGGCGTTCGCGGATGTCGGCGGTGATGGCGTTGCGGCGATCGAGTTCCCAAGGTTCGGCGAAGGCGGTGGGATACTCGCCGTGCTGGACGTCGCGGCCGCGCTCGAGCAGGAGGGTTTCGAGACCGCGTTCGGTCAGTTCCTTGGCGGCCCAACCGCCGGAGATGCCGGAGCCGACGACGATGGCGTCGTAGGTGTTACGCGCGGTACCTTTACCTGAAATAGTGGCCATGAACGGGGGGATCGTGCTGGGGAGGGTTTTCGCCGACTGCGGTCGCGGGGAGCGCATCGCGTGGGCTGCGGCAGATTACTCGGCGCGGAGGTGCCCCGATGCAACACGCGCGTCGCTTTTGCGCGAACTCGCGCGGGTGAAGCTGGTCAAGGTCCGCGATCCGGCGTGTGGGGCGGTGGGGCGGCGTACGGCGCAAGCCAAGCGGGAACGGCAGGCGCGGCGGGGGAATCGAGCAGCGCGCGCCATTCGTGGTCGGTGAGCCGCTTCGGCGATTCGTATTCGTAGTATTGCATGACGGAACCCCGGCAGAGCACATGGGTGTCCTTCCACGGATGGAGCACGAAGATCTCGCGCGGTCGGCCGACGGCGGCGGCGAGCGAGGTCCTTCGCTCCGGGAAGGCGAACACCTCGGCCCAGCGCGGGGCGTCGTCGCGCGGCTCGAGCCACGAGTTGCCGAAGTAACCCATGACGAAAGCCATGCTCTCGCCGTACGTCTTCAGAAAACGCGCTTCGTCCGGCGTCCATGCGGCACCCCGGAGCGTCTTGTGCGCGAGCGCCTCGAGCCGACTCGCCGCCCGGGAGAGCTCGAGCCAACGCTGACGCAGGGCGGGAGGGCCGATGGAGGGTGCGAGCGCGCCCGACTCGAGAGCGCTTTTCCGTTTCTCGAGTGAGCCGACGATCTCGGCTCGGTCGCTTTCGAACTCGGACGATCGCCAGATGTTGATGCCGCGAACGGCATTGTCGTGTGTTCGTGCGTAACTATTCGCCGCCTCCATCAGATCGTATTGCTCCGGCGTCAATTCTCTCGGGTGCAAGGGCCCCTCCGGACCGAGACGGTGAAGCACGGACAGAAACTCGGTTATGCGCGCCGTTTCAATGGATGCGGAAGGTTCGAAGCAGTCCTCGGACTCGAAGGCGTCTGTGCAACGTTCGACCAACCGGGCGAGGCCCGAGAAGAACTCGGGGCTGGCTTCGACAAACCCAAGCAGGTTCTTGATCGTGCCGAGGAGAAAGGCGCTTTGTTTTGCTTGAAGAGAGTAAGCGTGGCGCATTTGAGCCCAACCGGAGAGCGCGGTCTGGCACGACTTGGCCTTCCATGCGTCCGACCGCATGAAGACCGGAGCGCCCTCCTCCGGCGGTACAAACAAAGCTCGCAAGACTTCGAGATACTCTTCGTAGACCGGCGTACCCGTGTCTGGAAGATCGTTGTGTTTGGATGTGCGCCTCGAATCGAAGGCTCGGACGAGCTCCGATTCATCATCATCGAGAGTTTGCCGAGCAAGCGGTGAACCAAGCCAAGCGGCGAGAGTCAGCCCGTCCGGCTGGACGTCGTGATCCAGAGCGCGCTGGAAGAGGAACGCATCGGCAAAGCCAGATGGTGGCAGAAGCCGAAAGACCAGATCGGAGAACGCTTCGGGAAGGGTGCGTGACAAGCGTAGATCGGAGTCGATGCGGTAGAAACCCGAGCGGACGAATTGGCCTGCGACCTTCGTCCGTACGTGGGTTCGTTTCGAATCGAACAGATGAGGCATCCGCGGATAGCTGGTGTCGATGGCCCGCATCAGGTGCAGGGCGTGGGGGTCGTCGGGTCGCCCCAGCAAAGAGTCGTCTCCGTGGAGCGCGCGAAGTAGGCTCAAATCCTCGGCGACAAGGCCGAAAAGAACGAGCGCATCGAACTCGTGTTCGCGAGCCGCGCGGAAGGGCACGATCTGGAGCCAGCGGACCATCTTGAACCAGCGCTGCAAGCGGGGCGACTCCGTGTAGAAGCCGACCGGGCGAAGGCGAGTGAAGTCGATGGCGAGGAATTCCGATGTGGGTTCGCCGAGCCACTTCGGCAGTTCGACCGAAGTCGCAGCTTCGATGCGTGCCACATCGCGGCGGATGTCGTCGCGGACGGTCTCGGAGAAGTCGGTCAACGGCATCCCGTCGATCACCAGTGCGGGGCCGAGGACGCGTTCGAGATGCTCGAGCGCAGCGGCGT from Opitutales bacterium ASA1 encodes the following:
- the lacC gene encoding lactose 3-dehydrogenase subunit gamma LacC, producing MITRREALQRTVALLGLGLSPATITAALAQADASRSSGTGARHLTPARFALAAAMAETLLPRTDTPGAADAGVPAFIDECCGRFMTPSERQTIESGLDAFDEACRATHPRGFAALPPAMATTWLANAGRDADGETRTFLRLFRDTAMLGYFTSEHVVKTALLYDPVPGRIEADIPLSEVGGKAWAE
- a CDS encoding GMC family oxidoreductase, which gives rise to MATISGKGTARNTYDAIVVGSGISGGWAAKELTERGLETLLLERGRDVQHGEYPTAFAEPWELDRRNAITADIRERQPKQSRTGYTTRPESAHWFVDDIDHPYSETKRFDWMRGYHVGGRSLNWGRQSYRFSDLDFEANARDGFGVDWPIRYADIAPWYDYVERFAGISGSREGLPQLPDGEFLPPMELRCVEKHAAEKVSTTFPERRIIIGRVANLTQPHNGRANCQYRNRCIRGCPYGAYFSSNSATLPAAYATGRLTLRPHSIVAELVHDSATGRAKGVRVIDAETHEWTEYHAKVVFLCASAVGSTFILLNSRSDRYPDGFGNDSGELGHNLMDHHFQVGASGRFDGFNDRYYRGRRPNGIYVPRFRNLGDRATRRQDYVRGFGYQGGASRQNWARGVAELHRVGADLKADLLAPGPWRMGMGAWGEHLPYHENKLTLDRTKTDKWGLPTVNFDCEFKENEKAMRRDMKEAAMEMLDAAGFTDITGFDDPGNSPGLCIHEMGTARMGRDPKTSVLNAHNQVHTAPNVFVTDGACMGSSSCVNPSLTYMALTARAAAHAVDALKRGDL